The [Bacillus] selenitireducens MLS10 genome includes a region encoding these proteins:
- the rarD gene encoding EamA family transporter RarD translates to MTHVPDFKKGVMAGIGAYLLWGFLPIYWKTVDHIPATEILAHRIVWSFFFLLILFVATRKLPYLLEDLRYLKTHPKIIVNILLSSILISANWILFIWAVANERIVEVSLGYYINPLINVILGVIFFKETLSTKQRSAVGLAFIGVLIMTLSFGQVPYIALTLAFSFGLYGLVKKQTQVGSMTGLSIETLMMFPIAVAFLFYTHGNVSGILHTGSDVAFTPLLLIGTGAATAVPLLLFGFGARNISLSLIGFLQYIAPTSMLLLGVLLYGEAFTVYHAFSFVFIWTGLILYSISKFKAYQAEKRLLQQAK, encoded by the coding sequence ATGACGCATGTACCTGATTTCAAAAAAGGGGTAATGGCCGGGATCGGCGCCTATTTATTATGGGGATTCCTCCCAATCTATTGGAAGACCGTTGATCATATCCCCGCTACGGAAATCCTGGCTCACCGGATTGTCTGGTCGTTTTTCTTTCTTCTGATTCTGTTCGTTGCCACAAGGAAACTCCCGTACCTCCTTGAAGATCTCCGCTACTTAAAGACGCATCCGAAAATCATCGTCAATATTCTGCTCTCCTCGATCCTGATCAGCGCCAACTGGATCCTCTTTATTTGGGCCGTTGCCAATGAACGGATTGTCGAGGTGAGCCTCGGCTATTATATCAACCCGCTCATCAACGTCATTCTCGGTGTCATCTTCTTCAAAGAGACGCTCAGTACGAAGCAGCGTTCCGCAGTGGGACTCGCGTTTATCGGGGTCCTGATCATGACCCTTTCCTTCGGTCAGGTCCCTTATATCGCATTGACGCTCGCCTTCAGCTTCGGCCTTTACGGTCTAGTGAAAAAACAGACCCAGGTCGGGTCGATGACCGGGCTGTCCATTGAGACTCTGATGATGTTCCCGATCGCCGTCGCCTTTTTGTTTTACACCCACGGGAACGTAAGCGGCATCCTGCATACCGGATCCGACGTCGCCTTTACCCCGCTTCTGCTGATCGGCACCGGGGCTGCGACAGCCGTGCCTCTCTTGCTCTTTGGCTTTGGCGCGCGGAATATCTCCCTTTCTTTAATCGGGTTCCTGCAGTATATCGCACCGACATCAATGCTTCTCCTCGGGGTTCTCTTATACGGCGAAGCGTTTACGGTCTACCACGCCTTCTCCTTCGTCTTCATCTGGACCGGGCTGATTCTCTACAGCATTTCGAAATTCAAAGCCTATCAGGCAGAGAAACGGCTGTTGCAACAGGCCAAGTAA
- a CDS encoding glycoside hydrolase family 13 protein, whose amino-acid sequence MTNAWWKEAIGYQIYPRSFQDSNGDGIGDLQGILARLDYLKDLGIDFIWICPMYKSPLDDNGYDISDYQDILEDFGNMDDFNDLLNGVHERGMKLIIDLVPNHTSDEHPWFVESRKSKTSSKRDWYIWRDGKDGKEPNNWESIFGGSAWEYDEATDQYFLHVFSRRQPDLNWENPDVREALYDMINWWLEKGVDGFRIDALSHIKKRPGFPDMPNPDHKTYVPSFDMHMNQDGIHDFLTELKNKTYGRYPDAMTVGEANGVSIEQAHDWVGKNGKMDMVFQFEHLDLWDYEVDTELDVVNLKKILTRWQKGLEHDGWNALFIENHDKARVVSTWGNDGELWKESATALAAMYFLMKGTPYIYQGQEIGMTNIYFDDIADYDDVAAKNLYNGALADGKDPETVMDMLAHTSRDNSRTPMQWDAGHQAGFTSGTPWMKVNPNHKTINVDTQEQDPTSILQFYKALIRLKKDHPVFTYGSYDLLLPEDESLFVYERADETERAVVVSNLKPDAAQLNMKDIGIHEETPVLTNGTDANMQESGTIITLAPYEARVYLLAK is encoded by the coding sequence ATGACAAACGCATGGTGGAAAGAAGCCATCGGCTATCAAATATATCCGAGAAGTTTTCAGGACAGTAACGGAGACGGGATTGGTGATCTGCAGGGGATCCTTGCACGACTGGATTACCTGAAGGATCTCGGGATTGATTTTATCTGGATCTGCCCGATGTACAAATCCCCGCTCGATGACAACGGTTATGACATTTCCGACTATCAGGATATTCTCGAGGACTTCGGCAATATGGACGACTTTAACGACCTGCTGAATGGCGTTCACGAACGGGGAATGAAGCTGATCATCGACCTCGTGCCAAACCATACGAGTGACGAGCACCCGTGGTTTGTGGAATCACGGAAATCGAAAACCTCCTCCAAGCGCGACTGGTATATCTGGCGAGACGGGAAAGACGGCAAGGAGCCGAACAACTGGGAGAGTATTTTCGGCGGAAGCGCCTGGGAGTATGACGAGGCGACGGATCAGTATTTCCTGCACGTCTTCTCCAGACGGCAGCCGGACTTAAACTGGGAGAATCCCGACGTCCGAGAAGCGCTGTACGACATGATTAACTGGTGGCTCGAAAAAGGCGTTGACGGCTTTCGCATCGATGCCCTCTCGCATATCAAAAAACGCCCCGGATTCCCGGATATGCCCAATCCGGATCACAAAACGTATGTCCCATCCTTTGATATGCACATGAACCAGGACGGTATACACGACTTCCTTACAGAGCTGAAAAACAAGACGTACGGCCGTTATCCGGATGCCATGACCGTCGGCGAAGCGAACGGTGTGAGCATTGAGCAGGCTCACGATTGGGTCGGCAAAAACGGCAAGATGGACATGGTCTTTCAGTTTGAACACCTCGATCTCTGGGATTATGAAGTGGACACAGAGCTGGATGTGGTGAACCTGAAAAAGATCCTCACTCGCTGGCAAAAAGGGCTCGAACACGACGGCTGGAACGCCCTCTTTATCGAAAATCACGACAAGGCCCGGGTTGTCTCAACGTGGGGCAACGACGGCGAGCTATGGAAAGAAAGTGCCACGGCACTCGCAGCCATGTACTTCCTGATGAAGGGCACGCCCTATATTTATCAGGGACAGGAAATCGGCATGACAAACATCTACTTTGATGACATCGCCGACTATGACGATGTGGCGGCAAAGAATCTCTACAACGGCGCATTGGCTGACGGGAAGGACCCTGAGACCGTCATGGACATGCTCGCACACACGTCCAGAGACAACAGCCGGACACCGATGCAGTGGGACGCGGGTCATCAGGCGGGATTCACGAGCGGCACACCCTGGATGAAGGTGAATCCGAATCACAAAACGATCAACGTCGACACGCAGGAACAGGATCCGACATCCATCCTGCAGTTTTACAAAGCGCTGATCCGCCTGAAGAAAGATCATCCGGTCTTTACGTACGGTTCCTACGACCTTCTTCTGCCCGAGGACGAGAGTCTGTTTGTCTATGAACGTGCAGACGAAACAGAGCGGGCCGTTGTGGTCTCCAATCTGAAACCCGACGCAGCGCAGCTGAACATGAAGGACATTGGGATCCATGAAGAGACACCGGTGCTTACGAACGGCACCGATGCAAACATGCAGGAAAGCGGCACGATCATTACCCTGGCACCCTACGAGGCCCGCGTCTACCTCCTGGCCAAATAA
- a CDS encoding YwbE family protein — translation MNNGTKRSAIQPGTKVRVVQKPHQRTGQLTEGTVMSLLTKSATHPHGIKVKLTDGTVGRVKDILDE, via the coding sequence ATGAATAATGGAACGAAAAGAAGTGCCATTCAACCCGGAACGAAGGTGCGCGTTGTTCAGAAGCCGCATCAACGAACCGGTCAGTTGACAGAAGGCACGGTGATGAGTCTTCTGACGAAATCCGCCACTCACCCGCACGGCATCAAAGTGAAGCTGACGGACGGGACGGTTGGCAGGGTGAAAGACATTCTTGACGAGTAA
- a CDS encoding GNAT family N-acetyltransferase has product MEWHCKAFQDLSAAELYRILDARVQVFVVEQNCPYPEIDGKDPESVHLYATENGEVVAYARLLPAGLSYTEPSIGRVLVKEELRKTGLGKTLMNRSMASMQELWEVDVIKIQAQDYARPFYASFGFEPISDVYPEDGIPHVDMLWHRQ; this is encoded by the coding sequence TTGGAGTGGCACTGTAAAGCGTTTCAGGATTTATCAGCTGCGGAGCTTTACCGGATCCTTGACGCAAGGGTTCAGGTCTTTGTGGTTGAACAGAACTGTCCATATCCGGAAATTGACGGAAAAGACCCCGAATCCGTTCACCTCTATGCAACGGAGAACGGGGAAGTCGTCGCTTATGCAAGGCTTCTTCCTGCCGGCTTGAGCTACACGGAACCGTCCATCGGCCGCGTTCTTGTAAAAGAGGAGCTCAGGAAAACCGGGCTTGGGAAGACCTTGATGAACAGAAGCATGGCGTCCATGCAAGAGCTTTGGGAAGTGGATGTGATTAAGATTCAGGCGCAGGACTATGCAAGGCCGTTTTATGCATCATTTGGTTTTGAACCGATTTCTGACGTGTACCCCGAAGACGGGATTCCGCATGTGGACATGCTCTGGCACCGTCAATAA
- a CDS encoding glycerate kinase: MKIMLAPDSFKGSMTSIEAAEAMRKGIHRYDELIEVVSFPLADGGEGTLEALTYGTEMKKVEADTIDPLGRPMTGWYAYDADRSLAVIETAIASGLTLLEEEERNPLLASTEGTGILFKDAVERGATEIVIGIGGSATVDGGTGFLQGIGIRFYDENDQLLHRVGGQLNRIRRMDLSGMIPLPEGLTVKVASDVTNRLLGKEGAVYVFGPQKGLEQDELPEFEAGMAGFADLAAKTLGTDHRESPGSGAAGGLGFALQAFLGAELRRGFDMIAESVGIIEAIHNADLIMSGEGKLDEQTLFGKGPIGVATIAADAGKPVLLFGGMRTRSFDEKIRDWDHVVSYSLISENGNVTELMAEGAARLEDEVYRVMKTIDIGRGWGS, translated from the coding sequence ATGAAAATCATGCTTGCCCCTGATTCATTCAAAGGGTCCATGACCAGTATAGAAGCGGCGGAGGCGATGCGAAAAGGCATTCACCGCTATGATGAACTGATTGAGGTTGTCTCCTTCCCGCTCGCAGACGGGGGAGAAGGAACACTCGAAGCCCTGACGTACGGCACGGAAATGAAGAAGGTCGAGGCGGATACCATCGATCCGCTCGGACGGCCGATGACAGGCTGGTATGCCTACGACGCTGACCGCAGCCTTGCCGTTATCGAAACAGCAATTGCCTCGGGGCTGACCCTCCTTGAGGAAGAAGAACGAAATCCGCTGCTCGCATCCACGGAAGGAACGGGCATCCTGTTTAAAGACGCCGTGGAACGGGGCGCGACAGAGATTGTCATCGGGATCGGCGGAAGCGCCACCGTTGACGGCGGAACCGGTTTTTTACAGGGGATCGGGATCCGGTTCTATGATGAAAACGATCAGCTTTTGCACCGGGTAGGCGGTCAGTTGAACCGGATCCGCCGGATGGATCTGTCAGGCATGATTCCGCTCCCTGAAGGGCTTACCGTCAAGGTGGCATCTGATGTGACGAACCGCCTTCTTGGCAAAGAAGGGGCCGTGTATGTGTTTGGTCCGCAAAAAGGACTTGAGCAGGACGAGCTTCCTGAATTTGAGGCGGGGATGGCAGGTTTTGCCGACCTCGCGGCGAAGACCCTCGGCACCGATCACCGGGAAAGCCCCGGAAGCGGGGCTGCAGGGGGACTCGGGTTTGCCCTGCAGGCCTTTCTCGGGGCTGAACTGCGCCGGGGGTTCGATATGATTGCCGAATCCGTTGGCATCATTGAAGCCATTCACAATGCCGATCTGATTATGAGCGGTGAGGGGAAACTCGATGAACAAACGCTCTTTGGCAAGGGGCCGATCGGGGTCGCGACGATTGCCGCAGATGCAGGAAAACCCGTTCTCCTGTTCGGCGGCATGCGGACCCGCAGCTTTGACGAGAAGATCCGCGATTGGGACCATGTTGTGTCCTACTCGCTTATCAGTGAAAACGGCAACGTTACGGAGCTGATGGCAGAAGGGGCTGCCCGCCTCGAAGATGAAGTGTACCGGGTTATGAAGACGATCGACATCGGCAGAGGCTGGGGCTCCTGA
- a CDS encoding aspartate:alanine exchanger family transporter, which produces MFILDEPLVLLFVIIALGMLIGQWSIKGVGLGSSAVLFVAMVFGHYGYEISSVVQNLGLSLFIVAVGLQAGPRFFKMIKTSGIIFGIIGVVIVALAGFTTLIVASVMDLSPALSAGIMTGAMTSTPGLAAALEATGDPIASVGYGIAYPFGVLAVVLFVQLFPKVLKVDLMKDLNRKSSPIRRTSSPDVMTIEVTNDAVHKRTLKELRLAEGTSAVISRVIRGDRTIISLSDTVIMKGDRLVAVGNKRDLAHLRDEVGKEVPTNFSNHDNIKLRKVTVESEAVVGKSLRELALRRTYGVTVTRIERVGFEFNQNPGWRLEQGDILTVVSSEGRLDELESLLSTKKLEVTNIHLFSLALILLIGILIGMIPLYIPWLGTITLGIAGGPLLVALVIGHYGKLGPIRARFFQPSNQVIGDIGLALFLAGAGTTAGAGIVEIIQQEGARILLAGAIITAVPLIGGFFIAKKLFHLSMVHSLGALCGGMTSTPGLGALNSLVETDDPAIAYAAAYPFALIFVALMSQLIVLFL; this is translated from the coding sequence GTGTTTATTCTCGATGAACCACTCGTGCTGCTATTCGTCATTATCGCTCTCGGTATGCTGATCGGTCAGTGGTCCATCAAGGGCGTTGGCCTCGGATCCAGTGCGGTCCTGTTTGTGGCGATGGTATTCGGCCATTACGGATATGAAATCTCTTCGGTTGTGCAGAACCTCGGCCTCAGCCTATTTATTGTTGCTGTCGGTCTGCAGGCCGGGCCCCGTTTCTTTAAAATGATCAAAACCTCGGGGATCATATTCGGGATCATCGGGGTTGTGATCGTGGCTTTAGCGGGATTTACGACACTGATTGTCGCGTCTGTCATGGACCTCTCCCCGGCCCTCAGTGCCGGGATCATGACAGGTGCGATGACGAGTACCCCGGGTCTCGCCGCGGCTCTTGAAGCGACGGGTGACCCGATTGCCTCTGTCGGGTACGGGATTGCCTATCCCTTCGGTGTTCTTGCTGTTGTCCTCTTTGTTCAGCTGTTTCCAAAAGTGCTGAAGGTCGATCTGATGAAGGATTTAAACCGTAAATCCAGTCCGATCCGCAGAACCTCATCCCCTGACGTCATGACGATTGAAGTGACGAATGATGCGGTACATAAACGAACCTTGAAAGAACTCCGCCTTGCCGAAGGGACTTCCGCCGTCATCAGCCGGGTCATCCGCGGGGACCGGACGATCATCAGCCTCAGTGATACGGTGATTATGAAAGGAGACCGGCTTGTGGCCGTCGGCAACAAACGGGATCTCGCTCATCTTCGTGATGAAGTGGGTAAAGAGGTGCCGACAAATTTCAGTAATCATGACAACATCAAACTGAGAAAAGTGACGGTTGAATCCGAGGCCGTTGTCGGGAAGAGTCTCCGTGAGCTCGCCCTTCGCAGGACATACGGCGTCACTGTGACCCGGATTGAACGGGTTGGCTTTGAATTTAATCAGAACCCGGGCTGGCGTCTCGAGCAGGGGGATATCCTGACCGTCGTCAGCAGTGAAGGGCGCCTCGACGAGCTCGAAAGCCTCCTCAGTACAAAGAAGCTTGAGGTGACAAACATCCACCTCTTCAGCCTCGCGCTCATTCTGTTAATCGGGATTCTCATCGGGATGATCCCGCTCTATATTCCGTGGCTCGGTACCATTACGCTCGGGATCGCAGGCGGGCCGCTGCTCGTTGCCCTTGTTATCGGTCATTACGGCAAGCTTGGCCCGATCAGGGCCCGGTTCTTCCAGCCGTCCAATCAGGTGATCGGCGACATTGGTCTGGCACTGTTTCTCGCCGGTGCCGGTACGACTGCCGGCGCCGGCATTGTGGAGATTATCCAGCAGGAAGGGGCCCGCATCCTTCTCGCAGGAGCGATCATCACCGCCGTTCCGCTCATTGGCGGCTTTTTCATTGCCAAGAAGCTCTTTCACCTCAGCATGGTCCATTCCCTCGGGGCCCTTTGCGGCGGGATGACCAGTACGCCGGGACTCGGGGCTTTGAACAGCCTCGTGGAGACCGACGATCCCGCCATTGCCTATGCAGCGGCCTATCCTTTTGCCCTGATATTCGTTGCGCTGATGTCCCAGCTCATCGTCCTGTTTCTCTGA
- a CDS encoding PAS domain S-box protein: MTEWVLLSVMSVLLLTVILHGWLNRRALRATLDSYEQDRERFMDMAANSRSYIWEMNLDGMHTYISQSVKNVLGYEPEEIIGKKMIYDMCVENERDEAKAFTTELLAEGREIGNMEMRQAAKDGRVIWVLINGRPTYDQAGNRTGFRGLDIDITERKHAEFSSRAIKERYHSIMKISNTGVWEYDHRSEKLWCSEEYFSMLGYDTTAFRNDVPGNLEEAWGDLICPEDQAVARQQFSDYFHSDTESLYENVFRMKRKGGTYSWIWSRGKMLRDTDGRPSGMIIGLHIDITEMKKLESALYLEKEQFKTTLLSIGEGVISTNKSGEIEVMNQVAEELTGWTQEEAKGRSLAQVYVIKDELTGEPVTDLADRVISSGETLEMSGGKTLRSRNGTEYPIEDQVTPIRNRRGIPSGVVIVFRDFSEQKRRNLEIEYLSYHDQLTGLYNRRFFEEELIRTDSHRNLPFTIVMLDVNGLKLINDAFGHHAGDALLLKATEALKNTFRDHDVIARIGGDEFAVLLPGISPEVAENRLNRLKNDLAMKMIKGVNVSISTGFATKQNETEDIYEILRKADHQMYQDKVSNRPVIRKEMIEQLLDHFFDRYPDEKDHATAVGKLAVEIGELLGLSYEERQTIYKAAIFHDIGKVAINEAIMKKEGLFTPQEREEVERHPEIGYSILSAASEYAPIAEDVLAHHERWDGNGYPNGLKAHDIPLRARILQAAEVMDELMRHVSYREQRTREEALEEIKRHAGEQFDPRIVKKLTAIMMEEKTYE; encoded by the coding sequence ATGACTGAATGGGTCTTATTGTCAGTGATGTCTGTGCTCCTGTTAACAGTCATCCTCCACGGATGGCTGAATCGCCGTGCGCTGCGTGCGACCCTGGATTCCTATGAACAGGACCGGGAACGGTTTATGGATATGGCGGCCAACAGTCGTTCCTATATATGGGAAATGAACCTGGACGGTATGCATACGTATATCAGCCAGAGTGTCAAAAACGTACTCGGCTATGAGCCGGAAGAGATTATCGGAAAGAAAATGATCTACGACATGTGCGTTGAAAATGAAAGGGATGAGGCAAAGGCGTTCACCACAGAACTTCTTGCAGAGGGCAGGGAGATCGGGAATATGGAGATGCGGCAGGCGGCCAAAGACGGACGGGTCATCTGGGTGCTCATCAACGGACGGCCCACATATGATCAGGCGGGTAACCGAACCGGCTTTCGGGGGCTTGATATCGATATAACGGAACGAAAGCATGCGGAATTTTCGTCCAGGGCGATCAAAGAACGTTATCACTCGATCATGAAAATCTCCAACACCGGGGTGTGGGAATATGATCACCGGTCTGAAAAGCTCTGGTGCAGTGAAGAGTACTTCTCCATGCTCGGTTATGATACAACGGCGTTTCGAAATGACGTTCCCGGAAATCTTGAAGAAGCCTGGGGCGATCTGATCTGTCCGGAGGATCAGGCTGTTGCAAGGCAACAGTTCAGCGATTATTTCCATTCAGATACAGAGAGTCTGTATGAGAACGTCTTCCGCATGAAGCGAAAGGGCGGCACCTATTCGTGGATCTGGTCGAGAGGCAAGATGCTCCGGGATACAGACGGCCGACCTTCAGGGATGATTATCGGTTTGCACATTGATATTACGGAGATGAAGAAACTCGAGTCAGCGCTGTACCTTGAGAAAGAACAGTTCAAAACCACGCTCCTCTCGATTGGGGAAGGCGTGATCTCGACGAATAAATCCGGTGAGATCGAAGTCATGAATCAGGTGGCGGAAGAGCTGACGGGCTGGACGCAGGAGGAAGCGAAGGGCCGCTCCCTTGCCCAAGTCTATGTCATCAAAGACGAATTGACGGGAGAGCCTGTAACCGACCTTGCGGACCGGGTTATTTCAAGCGGCGAAACCCTTGAGATGAGCGGGGGAAAAACCCTCCGCTCAAGAAACGGGACGGAATATCCGATTGAAGATCAGGTAACGCCGATCCGAAACCGGAGAGGTATCCCTTCCGGTGTTGTGATTGTCTTCAGGGATTTTTCTGAACAGAAGAGACGCAATCTTGAGATCGAGTATTTAAGCTACCACGATCAGCTGACCGGGCTCTACAACCGGCGCTTTTTTGAAGAGGAACTCATAAGGACTGATTCGCATCGGAATTTGCCTTTTACCATCGTCATGCTTGATGTAAACGGGTTGAAGCTGATTAATGACGCCTTTGGTCATCATGCCGGGGATGCCCTGTTACTGAAGGCGACGGAAGCGTTGAAGAACACTTTCCGTGATCACGATGTGATTGCGAGAATCGGCGGTGATGAGTTTGCGGTGCTGTTACCCGGAATTTCGCCTGAAGTTGCGGAAAATCGACTGAACCGGTTAAAGAATGATCTTGCCATGAAGATGATCAAGGGTGTGAATGTTTCCATCTCCACCGGTTTTGCGACAAAGCAGAATGAAACAGAGGATATTTATGAGATTCTTCGAAAAGCGGATCACCAAATGTATCAGGACAAGGTGTCCAATCGTCCGGTGATCCGAAAAGAGATGATCGAACAGCTCCTCGACCACTTTTTCGACAGGTATCCGGATGAGAAAGATCATGCGACTGCCGTCGGGAAACTGGCTGTTGAAATTGGTGAGCTCCTTGGGCTCTCCTATGAGGAGCGGCAGACGATTTATAAAGCGGCGATCTTTCATGACATCGGGAAGGTTGCCATCAATGAAGCGATCATGAAGAAAGAGGGACTGTTTACGCCCCAGGAACGCGAAGAAGTTGAGCGTCATCCGGAAATCGGGTACAGTATACTCAGTGCCGCCTCGGAATATGCCCCCATCGCGGAAGACGTCCTTGCACATCATGAACGGTGGGACGGGAACGGGTATCCAAATGGGCTGAAAGCCCACGATATCCCGCTCCGTGCACGGATTTTGCAGGCTGCGGAAGTGATGGATGAACTGATGAGGCATGTCTCGTACCGGGAACAGCGGACCCGTGAGGAAGCACTCGAAGAAATCAAGCGGCATGCCGGTGAACAGTTTGATCCGAGGATCGTGAAAAAACTGACGGCGATTATGATGGAGGAAAAAACCTATGAATAA
- a CDS encoding GNAT family N-acetyltransferase codes for MFTIRQAKMTDVSGVTKVQVENWKHTYEGIFPQDFLDTFTYKSRLERWELTFQKAIEGGSMTHVAVNGSDEIIGFSLAGTMRDATLRMRYTSELYGLYVHPVYQGQGVGKALLAASASYMRSLHHERMGLWVLKENPYHPFFLNLGAEQMYNKSVEIGGAAFENLAFGFEDLDSLIEKLTDTASR; via the coding sequence TTGTTTACAATCAGACAGGCAAAAATGACAGATGTGTCCGGCGTGACAAAAGTGCAGGTCGAAAACTGGAAACACACGTATGAGGGGATATTCCCGCAGGATTTTCTTGATACGTTTACGTATAAATCAAGACTTGAACGCTGGGAACTGACCTTTCAGAAAGCCATTGAAGGCGGCTCGATGACGCATGTTGCCGTGAACGGTTCTGACGAGATCATCGGGTTCTCCCTTGCCGGGACAATGCGTGATGCGACCCTCAGAATGCGGTATACGAGTGAACTATACGGGCTTTACGTCCATCCCGTGTATCAGGGACAGGGCGTCGGCAAAGCTCTCTTGGCCGCATCGGCATCGTATATGCGGTCATTGCACCACGAGCGTATGGGGCTGTGGGTCTTAAAGGAGAACCCGTATCATCCATTCTTTCTGAACCTCGGTGCCGAACAGATGTATAACAAATCCGTTGAGATCGGCGGGGCGGCTTTTGAGAATCTGGCCTTCGGGTTTGAAGATCTCGACAGCCTGATTGAGAAGCTTACGGATACCGCGAGCCGTTGA
- a CDS encoding SDR family oxidoreductase: MDLGLRGKNVLVFASSKGLGKAAAQAYAQAGANVMLTSRSLENVKEAAKELQKDAEGKVLFTICDVSKKEQIEAAVKETVEQFGGIDVLVSNAGGPPPGTFETVTEEDFEWAYQLTLMSVVRSIKAAHPHLKASKGKVVLITSSSMKEPVDGLLLSNIYRMGLVGLNKTLAKEFAPDGILINAIGPGRIDTERVRTLDAIKAEKQDKSPEEMKAASEAMIPMGRYGEPHEFGNAVLFLGSGLNSYITGQHFLADGALTSAY; the protein is encoded by the coding sequence ATCGATCTCGGATTAAGAGGAAAGAATGTACTCGTGTTTGCATCCAGTAAAGGATTGGGGAAAGCTGCCGCACAGGCCTATGCGCAGGCAGGGGCCAATGTGATGCTCACAAGCCGCTCTCTGGAGAACGTGAAAGAAGCGGCGAAGGAACTGCAAAAGGATGCGGAGGGGAAGGTGCTCTTTACGATCTGTGATGTATCGAAAAAAGAGCAGATCGAGGCTGCCGTCAAGGAGACGGTTGAGCAGTTCGGGGGGATCGACGTCCTCGTCTCCAATGCCGGCGGCCCGCCACCGGGAACGTTTGAGACCGTCACGGAAGAGGATTTTGAGTGGGCGTATCAGCTAACTCTGATGAGTGTCGTCCGGTCGATCAAGGCCGCACATCCGCATTTGAAAGCGTCAAAAGGCAAGGTTGTCCTCATTACTTCCTCTTCGATGAAAGAGCCGGTGGATGGCCTGTTACTGTCCAATATTTACCGGATGGGCCTTGTCGGGCTGAATAAGACTCTTGCCAAGGAGTTCGCGCCGGACGGCATTCTGATCAACGCCATTGGCCCCGGGCGTATTGATACGGAGCGAGTAAGAACCCTTGACGCCATCAAGGCGGAGAAGCAGGACAAATCGCCGGAAGAGATGAAAGCGGCAAGTGAAGCGATGATTCCGATGGGCCGCTACGGCGAACCCCATGAATTCGGCAACGCAGTGCTCTTTTTGGGCTCCGGGCTGAATTCCTATATCACGGGCCAGCATTTCCTTGCGGATGGAGCACTGACAAGCGCCTATTAA